In one window of Halomarina pelagica DNA:
- a CDS encoding plastocyanin/azurin family copper-binding protein, whose protein sequence is MRRRTFLAGAAGVSASVLAGCLGSGAPGDHDVGMAANAFEPPTYEATVGETVVWGNNGSRSHSVTAYEGGIPEAAEYFASGGFESERAARDGYWNGEGVVYAGETYEHTFDVPGEYQYFCVPHERAGMVGRIVVTE, encoded by the coding sequence ATGAGACGGCGAACGTTCCTCGCAGGTGCCGCGGGCGTCTCCGCGAGCGTCCTCGCGGGCTGTCTCGGCAGCGGCGCTCCAGGCGACCACGACGTCGGCATGGCGGCCAACGCGTTCGAGCCGCCCACGTACGAGGCGACCGTCGGTGAGACGGTCGTCTGGGGCAACAACGGGTCGCGATCGCACTCGGTCACCGCCTACGAGGGCGGCATCCCCGAGGCCGCCGAGTACTTCGCCTCCGGGGGATTCGAGAGCGAGCGGGCCGCCCGCGACGGCTACTGGAACGGCGAGGGCGTCGTCTACGCCGGCGAGACCTACGAGCACACGTTCGACGTCCCCGGCGAGTACCAGTACTTCTGCGTCCCCCACGAGCGCGCCGGGATGGTCGGGCGAATCGTCGTGACCGAGTGA
- a CDS encoding protein sorting system archaetidylserine synthase (This PssA-like phosphatidyltransferase, along with a PssD-like decarboxylase, is required in Haloarchaea for the archaeosortase ArtA to replace the PGF-CTERM sorting signal with a C-terminal lipid anchor.), whose product MRPRFVGRLGLADCVTVTNAALGFAAAAFVLVDVATAARLVLLAAVADGLDGVLARATGGTPIGEYLDSLADVASFGMAPALFVFGVAVAAWGTDPGPRFALAVIVPALFVGAAVVRLGLYTAYDAGESATRGVQTTLAATVLAVSYLAGLRDPWALLGATALLAALMVTRVPYPDLYARDAVAMGVVQVLAVAAPDALSRLFPKVLLVGALAYLSLAPRFYWRDAEFE is encoded by the coding sequence ATGCGTCCCCGATTCGTCGGCCGGCTCGGCCTCGCCGACTGCGTGACGGTGACGAACGCGGCGCTCGGGTTCGCCGCCGCGGCGTTCGTCCTCGTCGACGTGGCGACGGCCGCCCGGCTCGTCCTCCTCGCCGCGGTCGCAGACGGGCTCGACGGGGTGCTCGCCCGCGCGACCGGGGGAACGCCGATCGGGGAGTACCTCGACTCGCTCGCCGACGTGGCGTCGTTCGGGATGGCCCCCGCGCTGTTCGTCTTCGGGGTCGCCGTCGCGGCGTGGGGGACCGACCCCGGCCCGCGGTTCGCCCTCGCCGTGATCGTCCCCGCGCTGTTCGTCGGGGCGGCGGTCGTCCGCCTCGGCCTCTACACGGCCTACGACGCGGGGGAGTCGGCGACCCGGGGCGTCCAGACGACGCTCGCGGCGACCGTGCTGGCCGTGAGCTACCTCGCCGGCCTGCGCGATCCGTGGGCGCTGCTCGGCGCCACCGCGCTCCTCGCCGCCCTGATGGTGACGCGCGTCCCCTACCCCGACCTCTACGCCCGGGACGCCGTCGCCATGGGCGTCGTGCAGGTGCTCGCCGTCGCCGCCCCGGACGCGCTCTCGCGGCTCTTCCCGAAGGTCCTGCTCGTCGGCGCGCTCGCCTACCTCTCGCTCGCGCCGCGCTTCTACTGGCGCGACGCCGAGTTCGAGTGA